The genomic region CGCCATGCGTGCCGGTTTGAACGGGTACTGAGCACACTGGCAACTTAGATCGGTTTTCATTTGCGTGTACGGTACTGTCCCGGCGCGGCGCGCCTACCGTACAGCCTACCGTACACGCAAATGAAAACCGATCTAAGTTGCCAGTGTGCTCAGTACCCGTTCAAACCGGCACGCATGGCGCTGGCACAAGCTGACAGCGGGACCGCGCGGGCTGGGCGCTTGCCCAGCGCCCGCAAAATCAACTGGCCGCAAAATCAACTGGCTGGCAGACGCGCCCGGTTGACAGATCGTCAGACACACAACCAAAGGAAGGAACCGAGTTTATGGCTGAGACATTGCATCTGGTTACGTTTCGCATCGGCAATGAATTATTCGGCGTGCCGATTTCCATGGTGCAAGAGATCGTGCGTGTGCCCGCCATCGCCCGCATCCCGCAAGCGCCCGAATTTATCGAAGGCGTGATCAACTTGCGGGGCCGCGTGATCACGGTAGTGGATATGCATAAACGCCTGAATCAAGCGCCCGGCAATCCCCCAGGCGTGTGGGATCGCAAGAGCCGCATTCTGGTGATCGAAACCGGCGGCCGGCTCGTCGGGATCATCGTGGATGAAGTCAAAGAGGTCTTGAAGCTGGCCGCCGACAAAATCGAAGCGCCGCCGCCGATGGTCGCCGGGTTGAGCAATCAATATATCAAGGGCGTGGGCAAGCTGGAGCATGAACTGCTCATCCTGATTGAAATTGAAAAGGTGTTAACGGTCACGCAGTTGTCCGCGCTTGACGCAATCACGCCGCTTGCCGCTTAAACATCCATCCACTTCGAAACACTCGCTGGTAAGGTATGACAACTCAATCCCCAAGTCTTTTTTTTCCCCAGGCGACGCCCAGCGTGCGCCCGGTTTGCATTCCCGAAGCCCATCTGAATGCGCTGGCGGCCATCATTGAACGGCGCACGTTGATGCAATTTGGGGCTGAGCGCCGCGACCTGCTCGTCGGCACCCTCGCCACGTTGGCCAGCAATGCGGGCGCGCGCGACGCCGCTGCGTATGCCGTGCAGTTGCTGACGGCGGGCGATGAAACCGCGCTGATGGCGCTGGTTGACGCCCTGACGATCAACGAGACCACCTTCTTTCGCAATGTGCCGCAACTCAACCTGTTCGCGCGCCTCGTGCTGCCAGAGATTATTTCGCGCAAGCGCGCCACCAGCGAACCGAAACACTTGCAGATTTGGAGCGCGGGCTGTTCCACCGGTCAGGAGGCGTTCACGCTCGCCATGCTGGCTCAAGAAGCGGTGCGGCCCTTGTTCACCTGGGGCGTCCAAATTCTCGCCACCGACATTTCGCCGACCGTCCTGGCCGCGGCGCAATCGGGCGTTTACCCCAAGGCGCGCCTCGACACCATGCCCGCCGAATTGCGTTCACGCTATTTCGATGACTTGGGCGGGCAGATTCGCGTCAAGCAAACCTTGAAGCAGTTGGTGACGTTCAAGCAACACAATTTGCGCGACCCCTTTCCACCGAACCGCTTTGACGCCATCTTTTGCCGGAACGTCATGATCTACTTTTCCCGCCAGGAGCAAGCCCGTCTGGCCCAGCGCTTTGCCGAGCGTCTCGCCCCGGCAGGTTTCTTGTTTATCGGTCATTCGGAAAGTTTGCAGGGGTTGGGCGTCGGCTTGCAGTTACGCATGCACAATGGCGGGGTGGTCTATCAGAAAGACTAAGGCTTTGTTCAAAAATAAATTGTTCATTGTTCATCGTTCATTTGTCATTGCGGAACGCGCTGTCAGGCAATGACAAATGAACAATGAACGATGACCAATGAACAACCCGCCGCCTTGCGCTGTACCCGGACGTTCCCGGACGGCTCGCGACTTCACCGAACTTTTCCCAATTCTCTTTTGAACGCCGCTGCTGCGCGGCTTTGGGGGCCTTACGATGTCAGAAGATTTAATGTTTAGTGACGAAGAGCTGGCCCAATTGCGGGCGGCGTTTTTTGAGCAGGCGACCGAAGTGGTGGATTCTCTCGGCGGCCTGATTTTATGCGTTGAGCGCGAACCGGGGAATGTAGAGTCGCTGCGTTCGGTGAAACGCGCCGTGCACACGCTCAAAGGCGATGCCTCGGCATTCGGCTTTGACGAACTCATGCAGCTCGCCCATCGCTATGAAGATGCGCTCAACCGGGTGGCGACCAGTCAAGGCGTCGTCAGCCAAGCCTTGATCAATCTGCTGCTGGCCGGAGCCGATGCCCTGGCCGAGTTGCTCCGTTATTACCGTGACGAAGGCCCGAAACCCGATATTGCGCATCTCTTCGCCGGTCTCGCCGCACTCAACGAAGAATCCTCCGACGCAGAACCGTTCGTTGAGGCGGTTGCGACGGCCACGGTTGCACTGAACTCGAAAACAACGACGCGGAAACGCGCGCCCCGCAACCGCGCGCGCGCTAACCCAACCGCCCCAGCGCCCGCCCCGGATTTAGCCTTGGCCGCCGCGCCTGCCGCCATGTTCGTGCCGGGCACGGCGACAACGCCGCAACCCGCCCCCAGCAAAACCGCCCCCGCAGAAACCCGGCCCCCGGAAGAGCAACGTAACACCGGGCGGCAACCCGGTTCCGGCACGACGTTGCGGGTCGAATCGGAGCGTATTGATGCGGCGATGAACCTGATCGGCGAACTCATCATTCAACGTTCGATGATTGCCGCGCTGACGGCGGAACTGGACGCCGAACGCCACGGCAACGAACACGCGCGCGGGTTGAAAGAAGCCGTGGACTTAACCCGGCGCACACTCGCTGAATTGCAGGAAAGCGTCATGCGCATGCGGTTGGTGGCGATTGATCAAGTCTTTCGCCGCTTCCCGCGCGTCGTGCGCGATGCCAGCATCAAACTGGGCAAACCGTTGCGCCTGGACGTCACCGGCGGCCAGACCGAAATTGATAAATCCATTGTCG from Acidobacteriota bacterium harbors:
- a CDS encoding purine-binding chemotaxis protein CheW; this translates as MAETLHLVTFRIGNELFGVPISMVQEIVRVPAIARIPQAPEFIEGVINLRGRVITVVDMHKRLNQAPGNPPGVWDRKSRILVIETGGRLVGIIVDEVKEVLKLAADKIEAPPPMVAGLSNQYIKGVGKLEHELLILIEIEKVLTVTQLSALDAITPLAA
- a CDS encoding protein-glutamate O-methyltransferase CheR produces the protein MTTQSPSLFFPQATPSVRPVCIPEAHLNALAAIIERRTLMQFGAERRDLLVGTLATLASNAGARDAAAYAVQLLTAGDETALMALVDALTINETTFFRNVPQLNLFARLVLPEIISRKRATSEPKHLQIWSAGCSTGQEAFTLAMLAQEAVRPLFTWGVQILATDISPTVLAAAQSGVYPKARLDTMPAELRSRYFDDLGGQIRVKQTLKQLVTFKQHNLRDPFPPNRFDAIFCRNVMIYFSRQEQARLAQRFAERLAPAGFLFIGHSESLQGLGVGLQLRMHNGGVVYQKD
- a CDS encoding chemotaxis protein CheA, giving the protein MSEDLMFSDEELAQLRAAFFEQATEVVDSLGGLILCVEREPGNVESLRSVKRAVHTLKGDASAFGFDELMQLAHRYEDALNRVATSQGVVSQALINLLLAGADALAELLRYYRDEGPKPDIAHLFAGLAALNEESSDAEPFVEAVATATVALNSKTTTRKRAPRNRARANPTAPAPAPDLALAAAPAAMFVPGTATTPQPAPSKTAPAETRPPEEQRNTGRQPGSGTTLRVESERIDAAMNLIGELIIQRSMIAALTAELDAERHGNEHARGLKEAVDLTRRTLAELQESVMRMRLVAIDQVFRRFPRVVRDASIKLGKPLRLDVTGGQTEIDKSIVEIISDPLIHLVRNACDHGIEPPAVRQAAGKPTEGVIHLRARRVGNQIAVEVEDNGAGINADQVAAKAIQKGLVKAHEVKDWTDQQKIALIFLPEFSTKEIVSDLSGRGVGMDVVKTTVDALGGSIAVSSVLGQGSRFTIKLPLTMAIVRAMLFETAGRRFALPLDEIREITRLRANEVKTVNGREVLRLRERVLPLIRLDEALGLRAPGESRTEGRLFVFVLELGDGRVVGLAVERLFGEQELVLKTVDDSLIQAELVAGASILGDGQVVLILDQYAIVQQATQGARTDSLMRPPNRPSAAPANTPTRARAYV